The proteins below come from a single Plantactinospora sp. KBS50 genomic window:
- a CDS encoding roadblock/LC7 domain-containing protein, translating to MSSPFTQNQPERTEHGPADLSPEARTFNWLLDSFTTNTAGVLEAIAVSSDGLLMAMSAIRDRSNAERLAAVVSGLTSLAGGAANWYSLGNLNRVVVDMTDGYLLVSSISSGSVLGVVADRSANLGTVAYEMTLFAGRAGAALTPRLIVELKNSVQS from the coding sequence ATGAGCAGTCCCTTCACCCAGAACCAACCGGAGCGCACCGAGCACGGTCCCGCGGACCTCAGCCCCGAGGCGCGTACCTTCAACTGGCTGCTCGACTCGTTCACCACCAACACGGCCGGCGTGCTGGAGGCGATCGCCGTGTCCTCGGACGGCCTGCTGATGGCGATGTCGGCGATCCGGGACCGGTCCAACGCCGAACGGCTCGCCGCCGTGGTGTCCGGGTTGACCAGCCTGGCCGGTGGCGCGGCCAACTGGTACTCGCTGGGCAACCTCAACCGGGTCGTGGTGGACATGACCGACGGATACCTGCTGGTCAGCTCGATCAGCAGCGGTTCGGTGCTCGGCGTGGTCGCGGACCGGTCCGCCAACCTCGGGACGGTCGCCTACGAGATGACCCTCTTCGCCGGTCGGGCCGGGGCTGCTCTCACGCCACGGCTGATCGTCGAGCTGAAGAACTCCGTTCAGTCGTGA
- a CDS encoding DUF742 domain-containing protein, protein MTWPGGDDPDPEHRARIRPFLSSPFPLGSGDDGRTEADAPTGAPRPFVLTAGRVAGADPAIGLETQVTTRAGFGVGRTTLVELPPESQGIVRLCQEPLSVVEISARLRLQFGVTRVLVGDLRAAGYLDVHVEADPTTNPDLILRVIHGLRALS, encoded by the coding sequence GTGACCTGGCCCGGCGGCGACGATCCGGATCCGGAGCACCGGGCCAGGATCCGACCGTTCCTCTCGTCCCCGTTCCCACTCGGGAGCGGGGACGACGGTCGGACGGAGGCGGACGCGCCGACCGGGGCGCCGCGACCGTTCGTCCTGACGGCCGGGCGGGTGGCCGGAGCGGATCCGGCGATCGGCCTGGAGACGCAGGTGACCACCCGGGCGGGGTTCGGGGTCGGGCGGACGACGCTGGTCGAGCTGCCCCCCGAGTCGCAGGGCATCGTGCGGCTCTGTCAGGAACCCCTGTCGGTCGTCGAGATCTCGGCCCGGCTGCGCCTCCAGTTCGGCGTCACCCGCGTCCTGGTCGGCGACCTGCGGGCCGCCGGCTACCTCGACGTGCACGTCGAGGCCGATCCCACCACGAATCCCGACCTCATCCTGAGAGTTATCCATGGACTCCGTGCGCTCTCCTAA
- a CDS encoding ATP/GTP-binding protein, which translates to MAGRRPGSGAAPTGPARRPHTPPVPVKVLVAGGFGVGKTTTVGAISEIAPLTTEAEMTTAGIGVDDPGTISGKTTTTVAMDFGCVTIDQSLKLYLFGTPGQARFGFMWDDLARGALGALVVVDSSRLDDCYPAIDYFERAELPFVVGVNAFHGRLEHSLEEIRWALAINETVPVTRFDARDRLSVRDALLMVLERALARALRDGSA; encoded by the coding sequence CTGGCAGGTCGTCGACCCGGGTCCGGTGCCGCACCGACCGGGCCGGCACGCCGCCCCCACACCCCGCCGGTGCCGGTCAAGGTCCTGGTCGCCGGCGGCTTCGGTGTGGGCAAGACCACCACCGTGGGCGCGATCTCGGAGATCGCGCCGCTGACCACCGAGGCGGAGATGACGACCGCCGGCATCGGGGTCGACGACCCGGGCACGATCTCCGGCAAGACGACCACGACGGTGGCGATGGACTTCGGCTGTGTCACCATCGACCAGAGCCTGAAGCTGTACCTTTTCGGCACGCCCGGCCAGGCCCGCTTCGGCTTCATGTGGGACGACCTGGCCCGGGGTGCGCTGGGCGCGCTCGTCGTGGTCGACAGCAGCCGGCTGGACGACTGCTATCCGGCCATCGACTACTTCGAACGGGCCGAACTGCCGTTCGTGGTGGGGGTCAACGCCTTCCACGGACGCCTGGAACACTCGCTGGAGGAGATCCGCTGGGCGCTGGCCATCAACGAGACCGTACCCGTCACCCGTTTCGATGCGCGGGACCGGTTATCGGTTCGGGACGCGTTGCTGATGGTATTGGAGCGGGCACTGGCGCGGGCACTGCGGGATGGATCGGCCTGA
- a CDS encoding GNAT family N-acetyltransferase, whose translation MAGDVRLTPMNEQNLEPLLSVAAAEAEPAEVMPPVEAPAGWSQARRDAFREFHRANFGGLDGPTRTVMYAIQASGEVVGMIRMSRTDAPDCVETGMWLGRSARGQGIGLAALRALLDEAVRAGASRVVASTTTGNGAALAVLGRCGAELRSDGSAVQAELRLDA comes from the coding sequence GTGGCAGGTGACGTCCGGCTCACGCCGATGAACGAGCAGAACCTGGAGCCGCTGCTGTCGGTGGCCGCCGCCGAGGCCGAGCCGGCGGAGGTGATGCCGCCGGTCGAGGCGCCGGCCGGCTGGTCGCAGGCCCGCCGGGACGCGTTCCGCGAGTTCCACCGGGCGAACTTCGGCGGACTGGACGGGCCGACCCGCACGGTCATGTACGCCATCCAGGCCAGCGGCGAGGTGGTCGGCATGATCCGGATGAGCCGGACCGATGCGCCGGACTGCGTGGAGACCGGGATGTGGCTGGGCCGTTCCGCCCGTGGCCAGGGGATCGGCCTGGCCGCGCTGCGGGCGTTGCTGGACGAGGCGGTCCGGGCCGGCGCCAGCCGGGTGGTCGCCAGCACCACCACCGGCAACGGCGCCGCGCTGGCCGTGCTGGGCCGCTGCGGCGCCGAGTTGCGGTCCGACGGCAGCGCCGTGCAGGCCGAGCTGCGCCTCGACGCCTGA
- the ligD gene encoding non-homologous end-joining DNA ligase, which produces MATGQVLEIAGREVTITNPDKVIFPAAGHTKLDLVRYYLAVADGALRGVAGRPMILKRFVKGIDEEAFFQKRAPASRPAWIEAAELHYASGRSAAEVVVRDAAQLAWVVNLGCVDLNPHPVRAEDLDHPDELRIDLDPVPGVEWPQIVEVAMVARQVLADHGLVGWPKTSGSRGIHVYARIAPEWPYPKVRLAAETVAREVESRAPDLATSRWWKEEREGVFVDFNQNAKDRTVASAYSVRPTPDARVSTPLSWEELTTFGPGHGTLTTVPRRWAELGDPWAGMDGTAGSLDSLLDRAGVLGPAEKPPRGRRGSGPTGADGRESGPTGADGRESGPTGADGRESGPAGAGRRRSAMPLIEIARARTRDEALAGLARWRERHPAVTPYLRPADTLVDGMRGSSSVWYRIRINLRHVPPGQRPEQEELEVDYDPWAGRSSDG; this is translated from the coding sequence ATGGCCACGGGACAGGTCCTGGAGATCGCCGGCCGGGAGGTGACAATCACCAACCCGGACAAGGTGATTTTCCCGGCCGCCGGTCACACCAAGCTCGACCTGGTGCGCTACTACCTTGCCGTGGCCGACGGGGCGCTGCGGGGCGTCGCCGGGCGGCCGATGATCCTGAAGCGGTTCGTCAAGGGGATCGACGAGGAGGCGTTCTTCCAGAAGCGGGCGCCGGCGAGCCGGCCCGCCTGGATCGAGGCGGCGGAGCTGCACTACGCCTCCGGCCGGTCCGCCGCGGAGGTGGTGGTCCGGGACGCCGCCCAGCTCGCCTGGGTGGTCAACCTGGGCTGCGTCGACCTCAACCCGCACCCGGTCCGGGCCGAGGATCTCGACCACCCGGACGAACTGCGCATCGATCTCGACCCGGTACCGGGGGTCGAGTGGCCGCAGATCGTCGAGGTGGCGATGGTGGCCCGGCAGGTACTGGCCGATCACGGGCTGGTCGGCTGGCCGAAGACGTCCGGGTCGCGCGGCATCCACGTCTACGCCCGGATCGCGCCGGAGTGGCCGTACCCGAAGGTGCGGCTCGCGGCCGAGACGGTGGCCCGGGAGGTGGAGTCGCGGGCGCCCGACCTGGCGACCAGCCGGTGGTGGAAGGAGGAACGCGAGGGCGTCTTCGTGGACTTCAACCAGAATGCCAAGGATCGCACCGTCGCCTCGGCGTACTCGGTGCGGCCGACCCCGGACGCCCGGGTCTCCACCCCGTTGAGCTGGGAGGAGTTGACCACCTTCGGCCCCGGGCACGGCACGCTGACGACGGTTCCCCGCAGGTGGGCCGAGCTGGGCGACCCGTGGGCCGGGATGGACGGTACGGCCGGCTCGCTCGATTCGCTGCTCGACCGGGCCGGGGTTCTCGGGCCGGCGGAGAAGCCGCCGCGCGGCCGGCGGGGGTCCGGGCCGACCGGCGCCGATGGTCGGGAGTCCGGGCCGACCGGCGCCGACGGTCGGGAGTCCGGGCCGACCGGCGCTGACGGCAGGGAGTCCGGGCCGGCCGGCGCGGGTCGGCGGCGGTCGGCGATGCCGCTGATCGAGATCGCCCGGGCGCGTACCCGGGACGAGGCGCTGGCCGGGCTCGCCCGCTGGCGCGAGCGCCACCCGGCGGTGACGCCGTACCTGCGTCCCGCGGACACGCTGGTGGACGGGATGCGGGGGAGCAGTTCGGTCTGGTACCGGATCCGGATCAACCTCCGGCACGTTCCGCCCGGGCAGCGGCCGGAGCAGGAGGAACTGGAGGTCGACTACGACCCGTGGGCGGGACGGTCGTCGGACGGGTAG
- a CDS encoding DUF3263 domain-containing protein, with protein MPPPADARDRAGDGSAGTPGSRRTRPAVPAPRARPDDASVPQRASGPDIEPATPAEPEAAEPTVTNPATTEPSAAKVGGPDEPGADEPDAAVAATRAGRAGPSAPPLSERELAILDFERRWWRHAGAKEQAIRDTFGITATRYYQILNGLLDNSAALAAEPVLIGRLRRLRATRSRGRRR; from the coding sequence ATGCCACCGCCCGCCGACGCCCGCGACCGGGCGGGGGACGGGTCGGCGGGGACCCCCGGCTCCCGCCGGACGAGACCGGCGGTTCCGGCGCCCCGAGCGCGTCCCGACGATGCGTCAGTGCCGCAGCGTGCATCGGGACCGGACATCGAGCCGGCCACGCCTGCCGAGCCGGAGGCTGCTGAGCCAACCGTTACCAACCCGGCCACCACTGAGCCGTCTGCCGCGAAGGTGGGCGGGCCTGACGAGCCAGGCGCTGACGAGCCGGACGCTGCCGTCGCGGCCACCCGGGCCGGGCGGGCCGGCCCCAGCGCGCCACCGCTCTCCGAGCGGGAGTTGGCCATTCTCGACTTCGAGCGGCGCTGGTGGCGGCATGCCGGCGCCAAGGAGCAGGCGATCCGGGACACCTTCGGGATCACCGCCACCCGTTATTACCAGATTCTCAACGGGTTGCTGGACAATTCGGCGGCGCTGGCGGCGGAGCCGGTGCTGATCGGTCGGCTCCGGCGGTTGCGCGCCACCCGTTCCCGCGGTCGCCGCCGCTAG
- a CDS encoding ABC transporter permease subunit — protein MSLYRTELRRLFKRRLTRLMMGLLILGLAGIAAAFSVTSHHIGPAELASAQQQAEASYQQVLRDQQEQVRECRAAQERGESISDRYPPDCGEGFLPRREEFQTDWYLPYQFNFREEFDTFLSVFAGIFVLFAFIVGASFVGAEWSTGGMMNLLLWRPKRLTVLGTKLAALLTGMLGLALGLGALWTLAFWLIARYRGTTGKLTSGLWQSLGLTGARGLGLVLAVAVIAFGLASIGRHTAMALGVAVAVGVLSEIGLRTVLHVAGVHFADRYVLSSYALSWFLKKWPLQDYAACDFAQGVCRPAEYVVTWQHSAWVFGLGTLAVLVTSLWLMRRRDVA, from the coding sequence ATGAGCCTGTACCGGACCGAGCTACGCCGGTTGTTCAAGCGCCGGCTCACCCGGCTGATGATGGGGCTGCTCATCCTCGGGCTGGCCGGGATCGCCGCGGCGTTCAGCGTCACCAGCCACCACATCGGCCCGGCCGAGTTGGCCTCGGCGCAGCAGCAGGCCGAGGCCAGCTACCAGCAGGTGCTCCGCGACCAGCAGGAGCAGGTGCGGGAGTGCCGCGCCGCGCAGGAGCGGGGCGAGTCGATCAGCGACCGGTACCCGCCGGACTGTGGCGAGGGCTTCCTGCCCCGACGGGAGGAATTCCAGACCGACTGGTACCTGCCGTACCAGTTCAACTTCCGGGAGGAGTTCGACACCTTCCTGTCGGTCTTCGCCGGCATCTTCGTGCTGTTCGCGTTCATCGTCGGCGCCTCCTTCGTCGGAGCGGAGTGGAGCACCGGCGGCATGATGAACCTGCTGCTGTGGCGGCCCAAGCGGCTCACCGTACTCGGAACGAAGCTTGCCGCCCTGCTCACCGGGATGCTCGGGCTGGCGCTCGGCCTGGGTGCGCTCTGGACCCTGGCGTTCTGGCTGATCGCCCGGTACCGGGGAACCACCGGCAAGCTCACCAGCGGGCTCTGGCAGTCGCTCGGCCTCACCGGCGCCCGCGGGCTCGGCCTGGTGCTGGCGGTCGCGGTGATCGCGTTCGGGCTGGCCTCGATCGGCCGGCACACCGCGATGGCGCTCGGCGTGGCCGTCGCGGTCGGGGTGCTGAGCGAGATCGGCCTGCGCACCGTGCTGCACGTGGCGGGGGTGCACTTCGCCGACCGGTACGTGCTGTCCAGCTATGCCCTGTCCTGGTTCCTCAAAAAGTGGCCGTTGCAGGACTACGCCGCCTGCGACTTCGCCCAGGGTGTGTGCCGGCCCGCGGAGTACGTGGTGACCTGGCAGCACTCGGCCTGGGTCTTCGGCCTGGGCACGCTGGCAGTGCTGGTCACGTCGCTGTGGCTGATGCGCCGGCGGGACGTGGCCTGA
- a CDS encoding ABC transporter ATP-binding protein, with amino-acid sequence MPAVLEIAGLRKTYRSRRRGTRRALDDFDMVVDAGQVHGFLGPNGSGKTTTLRTLLGLIRPDGGRMALLGEEVPHALPRVAGRVGAIVESPQFFPNFSARDTLALLAGAGGVPRSRVDEVLELVGLRDRAGERVRTYSLGMKQRLAVASALLKDPKLLILDEPANGLDPGGIREMRSLMRDLAASGMTVVLSSHILGEVQLICDSVTIISLGRRVATGPVAEVLAQHSGGGHRVRLEAAADLPRAAEELTRAGANTTVAEDHLLVRGLDQPAEITRTLAAHDLYVAELTPVTVDLESVFLELTGTAPVPGQHRQVDESVSGQAGTAQGGWGV; translated from the coding sequence GTGCCAGCCGTACTGGAGATAGCCGGGCTGCGCAAGACGTACCGCAGCCGGCGCCGGGGCACCCGGCGCGCGTTGGACGATTTCGACATGGTGGTCGACGCCGGACAGGTGCACGGCTTCCTCGGCCCGAACGGATCGGGCAAGACCACCACCCTGCGGACGCTGCTCGGGCTGATCCGCCCCGACGGCGGGCGGATGGCGCTGCTCGGGGAGGAGGTGCCGCACGCCCTGCCGCGGGTCGCCGGTCGGGTCGGCGCCATCGTGGAGAGCCCGCAGTTCTTCCCGAACTTCTCGGCCCGGGACACCCTCGCGCTGCTCGCCGGCGCCGGCGGCGTACCCCGGTCCAGGGTGGACGAGGTGCTGGAACTGGTCGGCCTGCGGGACCGCGCCGGCGAGCGGGTCCGGACCTACTCACTCGGCATGAAGCAGCGGCTGGCCGTCGCGTCGGCGCTGCTCAAGGACCCCAAGCTGCTGATACTGGACGAGCCGGCGAACGGGCTGGACCCGGGCGGCATCCGGGAGATGCGATCGCTGATGCGCGACCTCGCCGCGTCCGGGATGACCGTCGTGCTGTCCAGCCACATCCTCGGCGAGGTGCAGCTCATCTGCGACTCGGTCACCATCATCTCGCTGGGCCGACGGGTTGCCACCGGGCCGGTGGCCGAGGTCCTGGCCCAACACTCCGGCGGCGGACACCGGGTACGCCTCGAAGCCGCGGCCGACCTGCCGCGGGCCGCCGAGGAACTGACCCGGGCCGGCGCCAACACCACCGTGGCCGAGGACCACCTGCTGGTACGCGGCCTGGACCAGCCCGCAGAGATCACCCGTACCCTCGCCGCGCACGACCTGTACGTCGCCGAACTGACGCCGGTCACGGTGGATCTGGAGAGCGTCTTCCTCGAACTGACCGGCACCGCGCCGGTGCCGGGCCAGCACCGGCAGGTCGACGAGTCGGTGTCCGGCCAGGCCGGCACCGCCCAGGGAGGGTGGGGAGTATGA
- a CDS encoding DeoR/GlpR family DNA-binding transcription regulator, translated as MDRYARWNALLELLTDSGRVSVEDAANRLGVSQATIRRDFDQLAQQQMITRTRGGAVANGVSYDLPLRYKTAKHSAEKQRIGAAAAALVSPGMVVGLNGGTTSTEVARALAVRPDLNTSAEGAQLTVVTNALNIANELLVRSRMKVVVAGGVVRPKSFELVGPLGGALLREVTLDVALLGVDAVDPQLGAAAHHEGEAAMNNLMVARAKRVVIIADSSKLGGHAFARICPVERIEVLVTDSGADPATVHAFRAAGAQVVCA; from the coding sequence GTGGACCGGTACGCCAGGTGGAACGCCCTGCTCGAACTGCTCACCGACAGTGGCCGGGTGAGCGTGGAGGACGCCGCGAACCGGCTGGGCGTCTCCCAGGCCACCATCCGGCGCGACTTCGACCAGCTCGCCCAGCAGCAGATGATCACGCGTACCCGGGGTGGCGCGGTGGCCAACGGCGTGTCCTACGACCTGCCGCTGCGGTACAAGACGGCCAAGCACTCGGCGGAGAAGCAGCGGATCGGCGCCGCGGCCGCCGCGCTGGTCTCGCCCGGGATGGTGGTCGGGCTCAACGGCGGCACCACCAGCACCGAGGTGGCCCGCGCGCTGGCGGTACGCCCCGACCTGAACACCAGCGCCGAGGGCGCCCAGCTCACCGTGGTGACGAACGCGCTCAACATCGCCAACGAGCTGCTGGTGCGCTCCCGGATGAAGGTCGTGGTGGCCGGTGGGGTGGTCCGGCCCAAGTCGTTCGAACTGGTCGGCCCGCTCGGCGGGGCGCTGCTGCGCGAGGTGACCCTGGATGTCGCCCTGCTCGGGGTGGACGCGGTCGATCCGCAGCTCGGCGCGGCCGCGCACCACGAGGGGGAGGCCGCGATGAACAACCTCATGGTGGCGCGGGCCAAGCGGGTCGTGATCATCGCCGACTCCTCGAAGCTGGGTGGGCACGCGTTCGCCCGGATCTGCCCGGTCGAGCGGATCGAGGTGCTGGTGACCGACTCGGGCGCCGACCCCGCGACCGTGCACGCCTTCCGGGCGGCCGGGGCGCAGGTCGTCTGCGCCTGA
- a CDS encoding SIS domain-containing protein, with the protein MAYVDAEIASQPECWQRAAELAPQVSADLPDPGERVAVVGCGTSWFMAMAYAALRETAGQGETDAFQASEFPTGRRYDRILAISRSGTTTEVLDLLGAIGGQCPSTVIVADRTSPAARLATAAVALEFADELSVVQTRFATGALALLRASLGTDLPALATDAEVAVRCPLPVDPERVEQVTFLGTGWTVGLAQEAALKCREAATFWAEAYPAMDYRHGPISIAGPDRLVWALGQVPAGLEDEVEATGATFLHSRTHGRHTVLGRWAAGRTPLDPMADLVLAQRFAVALARTRGLDPDTPRHLRRSVVLTG; encoded by the coding sequence ATGGCGTACGTCGATGCGGAGATCGCCAGCCAGCCGGAGTGCTGGCAGCGGGCCGCCGAACTGGCCCCGCAGGTCTCGGCGGACCTGCCCGACCCCGGGGAACGGGTCGCCGTGGTCGGCTGCGGCACCTCGTGGTTCATGGCCATGGCGTACGCCGCGCTGCGGGAGACCGCCGGCCAGGGCGAGACCGACGCCTTCCAGGCATCGGAGTTCCCGACCGGCCGCCGGTACGACCGGATCCTGGCCATCTCCCGCTCCGGCACCACCACCGAGGTCCTCGACCTGCTCGGGGCGATCGGCGGGCAGTGCCCCAGCACGGTCATCGTCGCCGACCGGACGTCCCCGGCCGCCCGGCTGGCCACCGCCGCCGTGGCGCTGGAATTCGCCGACGAACTCTCGGTCGTGCAGACCAGGTTCGCCACCGGCGCGCTCGCGCTGCTGCGCGCCTCGCTCGGCACCGACCTGCCGGCGCTGGCCACCGACGCCGAGGTGGCCGTGCGCTGCCCGCTGCCGGTCGACCCGGAGCGGGTCGAGCAGGTCACCTTCCTGGGCACCGGCTGGACCGTGGGGCTGGCCCAGGAGGCCGCCCTCAAGTGCCGGGAGGCCGCCACCTTCTGGGCCGAGGCTTACCCGGCGATGGACTACCGGCACGGTCCCATCTCGATCGCCGGCCCCGACCGGCTGGTGTGGGCGCTCGGCCAGGTCCCGGCCGGGCTGGAGGACGAGGTCGAGGCCACCGGCGCGACCTTTCTGCACAGCCGCACCCACGGCCGGCACACCGTGCTCGGCCGGTGGGCGGCCGGGCGTACCCCGCTGGACCCGATGGCCGACCTCGTGCTCGCGCAGCGCTTCGCGGTCGCGCTGGCCCGCACCCGCGGGCTCGACCCGGACACCCCGCGGCACCTGCGCCGCTCGGTGGTGCTGACCGGATGA
- a CDS encoding ROK family protein — MTDVVLALDVGGTGIKAALVGVDGTARHTERHPTGAERGPDAVVQTIRSIAAGLARTARDRGWTPVAAGIAVPGVVDEAHGIAAWSTNVGFRDVPLRDLVADHLALPAALGHDVRAGGLAEARLGAGRGHDHVLFVAVGTGIAAAHVVRGSAAAGAHGAAGELGHLVVRPGGPRCGCGQSGCLEAVASASAVARGYAARTGTPVSAAEVARRAAAGDPSARDVWRDTVDALADGLLAGQTLYDVSVIVLGGGLAEAGEQLLGPLRAALAQRLTFQREPALVRAALGDEAGCLGAALLALDSLESS, encoded by the coding sequence ATGACCGACGTCGTCCTCGCGCTCGACGTGGGCGGCACCGGCATCAAGGCGGCCCTGGTCGGGGTCGACGGCACCGCCCGGCACACCGAACGGCACCCCACCGGCGCCGAACGTGGCCCCGACGCCGTGGTGCAGACCATCCGGAGCATCGCCGCCGGACTCGCCCGGACCGCCCGGGACCGCGGTTGGACGCCGGTGGCCGCCGGGATCGCCGTACCCGGGGTCGTCGACGAGGCCCACGGGATCGCCGCCTGGTCGACAAACGTGGGCTTCCGGGACGTACCGCTGCGCGACCTGGTGGCCGACCACCTGGCACTGCCCGCGGCGCTCGGCCACGACGTGCGGGCCGGCGGCCTGGCCGAGGCGCGACTCGGCGCCGGACGCGGCCACGACCACGTGCTGTTCGTCGCGGTCGGCACCGGCATCGCCGCCGCGCACGTGGTACGCGGCAGCGCCGCCGCCGGAGCGCACGGCGCCGCCGGCGAGCTGGGACACCTCGTGGTGCGCCCCGGCGGCCCGCGCTGCGGCTGCGGCCAGTCCGGCTGCCTGGAGGCGGTCGCCTCGGCGTCCGCGGTCGCCCGCGGCTACGCCGCCCGCACCGGCACCCCGGTCAGCGCGGCCGAGGTGGCCCGGCGCGCCGCCGCCGGTGACCCGTCGGCCCGCGACGTGTGGCGCGATACGGTGGACGCGCTCGCCGACGGCCTGCTCGCCGGCCAGACGCTCTACGACGTCTCGGTGATCGTGCTCGGCGGTGGGCTGGCCGAGGCGGGGGAACAACTGCTCGGCCCGCTGCGCGCCGCGCTCGCCCAGCGGCTCACCTTCCAGCGGGAACCCGCGCTGGTCCGCGCCGCGCTCGGCGACGAGGCCGGCTGCCTCGGCGCCGCACTGCTCGCCCTCGACAGTTTGGAGAGTTCCTGA
- the nagA gene encoding N-acetylglucosamine-6-phosphate deacetylase: MVLRVAGKVVTPSGVIRQGCVEIDGERVTAVAEYPSIRDGHWIVPGFVDMHTHGGGGHTFTTGDPESARLAAEFHLGHGTTTLLGSLVSCPPELMRSATVAFAPLVAERVLAGIHYEGPYLSELRCGAQHPEYLRDADPGELTELLDAADGTVRMVTLAPERPGALDAIKLLVSRGVVAAVGHTDATYEQTRAAIDAGATVGTHVFNGMRTPHHREPGPVYALLGAPDVVCELVADGVHLHDGTLAFAAGVAGPDRTALITDAMSAAGMTDGDYELGGQDVVVTGGVARLRQPDGNPGAIAGSTLTMDAALRRAVAAGISVPDASRMASATPARALGLDGQVGSLLPGWRADLVMLDEDLQVVRVMRAGTWVD, from the coding sequence ATGGTGCTGCGGGTAGCCGGCAAGGTGGTGACGCCCTCCGGCGTCATCCGGCAGGGCTGCGTGGAGATCGACGGTGAGCGGGTCACCGCGGTCGCGGAGTACCCGTCGATCCGCGACGGCCACTGGATCGTCCCGGGCTTCGTGGACATGCACACCCACGGCGGGGGCGGGCACACCTTCACCACCGGCGATCCCGAGTCGGCCCGACTGGCCGCCGAGTTCCACCTCGGCCACGGCACCACCACGCTGCTCGGCAGCCTGGTGAGCTGCCCGCCCGAGCTGATGCGCTCGGCCACCGTGGCGTTCGCCCCGCTGGTCGCCGAGCGGGTGCTCGCCGGCATCCACTACGAGGGGCCGTACCTGTCCGAACTGCGCTGCGGCGCGCAGCACCCCGAGTACCTCCGCGACGCCGACCCGGGCGAGCTGACCGAGCTGCTCGACGCGGCCGACGGCACCGTCCGGATGGTCACCCTCGCGCCGGAGCGGCCGGGCGCGCTGGACGCGATCAAGCTGCTGGTCTCCCGGGGCGTGGTGGCGGCCGTCGGGCACACCGACGCGACGTACGAGCAGACCCGGGCGGCCATCGACGCCGGCGCCACGGTGGGCACGCACGTGTTCAACGGCATGCGTACGCCGCACCACCGCGAACCCGGACCGGTGTACGCGCTGCTGGGCGCGCCCGACGTGGTCTGCGAGCTGGTCGCCGACGGGGTCCACCTGCACGACGGCACCCTCGCCTTCGCGGCCGGCGTGGCCGGCCCGGACCGGACCGCGCTGATCACCGACGCCATGTCGGCGGCCGGGATGACCGACGGCGACTACGAGCTGGGCGGGCAGGACGTGGTGGTGACCGGCGGGGTGGCCCGGCTCCGGCAGCCCGACGGCAACCCGGGGGCGATCGCCGGCAGCACCCTGACGATGGACGCCGCGCTGCGCCGCGCCGTGGCCGCCGGCATCTCCGTTCCGGACGCCAGCCGGATGGCCTCGGCCACCCCGGCGCGGGCGCTGGGGCTGGACGGGCAGGTCGGATCGTTGCTTCCCGGCTGGCGCGCCGACCTGGTCATGCTGGACGAGGACCTTCAGGTGGTCCGGGTGATGCGGGCGGGTACCTGGGTGGACTGA
- a CDS encoding phosphatase PAP2 family protein produces the protein MRPTPAVRPQPRPRTRPVRPAGWWFDLLLLVAFVALTLALAVGHRYGLDRAVADWAGAHRPPAGYWIARVLNTLGQGGQVLMPVVGIVGGLLVLRTRSVRPALVFAGAFVLLYLVVGPLKLWTDRAAPSATEKAPHLPAEDAVQLFHTPGRYGMSYPSGHLANAIVWYGVIALLLAALLRSHGRRVPANLIRAIRVLPPAILLVTTTYLGWHWLTDSVAGLLLGLLLDRLLGRVPWDDVPLPAVLRRWDRPALYAAGPAVSPPRYPPASPGPPEGPRPA, from the coding sequence GTGCGCCCGACCCCAGCGGTACGACCGCAGCCCCGGCCGCGGACCCGTCCGGTCCGACCCGCCGGCTGGTGGTTCGACCTGCTCCTGCTGGTCGCGTTCGTCGCGCTGACCCTGGCCCTGGCCGTCGGCCACCGGTACGGGCTGGACCGCGCGGTCGCCGACTGGGCCGGTGCGCACCGGCCGCCGGCCGGCTACTGGATCGCCCGGGTGCTGAACACGCTCGGCCAGGGCGGCCAGGTCCTGATGCCGGTGGTCGGCATCGTCGGCGGGCTGCTGGTGCTGCGTACCCGCTCGGTGCGGCCGGCGCTGGTGTTCGCCGGCGCGTTCGTCCTGCTCTACCTGGTGGTCGGGCCGCTCAAGCTGTGGACCGACCGGGCCGCACCGAGCGCCACCGAGAAGGCGCCGCACCTGCCGGCGGAGGACGCGGTCCAGCTCTTCCACACCCCGGGCCGGTACGGCATGTCGTACCCGTCCGGTCACCTGGCCAACGCGATCGTCTGGTACGGCGTGATCGCGCTGCTGCTGGCGGCCCTGCTGCGCAGCCACGGCCGGCGGGTACCGGCGAATCTGATCCGGGCGATCCGGGTGCTGCCGCCGGCGATCCTGCTGGTCACCACGACGTACCTGGGTTGGCACTGGCTGACCGACTCGGTCGCCGGGCTGCTGCTGGGGCTGCTGCTGGACCGGCTGCTGGGCCGGGTGCCCTGGGACGACGTACCGCTGCCCGCGGTGCTGCGTCGCTGGGACCGCCCGGCCCTGTACGCGGCCGGCCCGGCGGTCAGTCCACCCAGGTACCCGCCCGCATCACCCGGACCACCTGAAGGTCCTCGTCCAGCATGA